The Erigeron canadensis isolate Cc75 chromosome 1, C_canadensis_v1, whole genome shotgun sequence genome segment TTGGTAGCCACTCGGTCGACTTCGCCTGTTAAAAGTTTCAATAATGTTAGatacaaaaataatcaaatgaAATCCTACGTTTTAATACTTGGGGGGCGTTTGATACATGTGAATGGTAGAGAATGGAATAAAGAAAAGTGGAATGATTTTTTTGTGTGATATaactgttggagtgtgatcatgttttaataaatcgcatgtccggaaataatttaagcctacagggtcacacgaaatgacacggtaactctatattattaattagtatattaaagtaatatattaattaattagatcacgaaatgattaatttaaatatattaaggggttaattatatttaattaataaatggaGGATCAAATTGTGAAATAAGAAAGTTGGTGATGGACCGTAATTCAAAGGGGGGCCGGTTTTGATAAAGTTTTGTAAGCCTTAATCTAACTTGTTCACCAAAtaaattaaaccctaattaatctctataaatagagggcttaattcaagAGTTTTCTCAGTACTTCACATAAGaaatctctctttttttttctcctttacACTTCGGCCGAAAACCTCTAAGGTTGTTCGACATTGTGACATTCAAATATCCATATGtaacttataataattaatgcttTGTATAGCATTAATTATGGTCCAATTTGTTTTAAGgcaactaattatatatattaatggctaccaactaagagaaaaaaataattttaactattGATCTAAATCATtgaaattcataatcaaaacaatcttaacccttaaaattaaaagtcaactttgttattttatatatggtaacCATTTAAATACTATTTAATCTACACTTTTTGAATCATGTATGCTATATACAAATAAGTTACTTACCTACGTACAATTAGCAAAttcttatgttttatatttttatatagaacgACACGTACAAATTACCAACggattgaaaatattttgaagtttaataTTTTAGAGTGAGTCGAGCACTTTAAAATATTGCAAACAACCTTAATGTCTGATATGTATGGTGAACATTTGAGTTTCATGCTAACCGATagattatatgtattatacGAGTGGTGTACCCTTACAATGCAGCGATGGTGGTAGCGATGGGTGGAGGTGACGGTAACGTGTGGTtactaatataaaagtaattgatgtaaaatgaggtagtgtatttattttaaggattaaagtaaaagaatgtatattgtaaataaatttcattaagaatactatagatctatacccggttgGTGACAGGGTCAACCCACCAAGCCATATGACCTGAAGTCAACCCGCCACTATCAATCCATCAAGTCATATGACTTGAAATCAATTCACCTATCCATTTAACCCGTTAACCCAATTTTTTTAGGTTGGTAGTTGAGTTTGGGTTTACGCCTTTACGGATTGACATATTTAGATTGAGATTTCAAACTCAATATTGATATCAGGTCGGGTTTGTGTTGGATATTATCAATCCGTCAACcccaattaattattttataactatacttatatttgttttagttactattttaaataaagttattttcCCGTGCATAGAAATTTTAAAGTTGACAGTTGATGAAGTCAACCATCGTCACCCTCACCCGTTTTTCCTGAGTAAAAGTTTATAagcatcatttttaaatctaagtTTAAGTCTTTTGACAAATATTCACCATTTTACGCATTTCACGATCCCAATGTACAATTAGTGCTCGGGTAACAAAAGAAACCAATATATGTATCACACATTGAAACTCGACCGAACCAGAAATTCGTCCTGAAATCATCATAGATTTTTAACCCGCCAACCTAATTTTCTTGGATTGGGTCCGAGTTGGGATCTTAGTTTTTTAAGTCGACCTGTAAACCtgaacatttaaatttaatttagttattaattaacgTCGACCTATATGACCCAAATCCAATTCATTTAACCTACAACCCCGCCAACGCACTTTAcccaaaaacaacttaattgacctaccaacccgtcaacccacttTACCAAAAAATCAACTCATTTGACCTAAAACAAACTCATTTGATCTGTCAACTCACATGACCTAAAAAAACAAACTCATTGTAATTAATTAGGTTAACTCTGGTCAAGTATAAATTTAGATTTTTGTCTCAAAAATTTTAGTGGTTGGTTCACAACTAACTTTGCGCCATAAATAATGTGTTATTCCATACTTCTATtatttgctttaaaaaaaatatctccattatttTAAATGGttatattcttttatcattataattatagatttatatttaatttaattattattctttaaaaagttgttatcatgatatttttattcatatatagatagatagccATCAGACAAttccataaatatattgcacaCCAAATTTCACTTCAACGTATATATATTAACCAGACATTACAACAAAATGGGTTATTTGTCCACACATTTCTTCACACTTCAttagaagtgtgaagaaatatgttaatttattcacaATTTAAATTGTGtagaaaaagtttatatttaaaagtgtgaataattttcaaaaatcataatttctacaaacttataaatgtattaataaaatgttaacACTTAGAAGTGTGAACATTTGTCATTGATTTTTacacttagaagtgtgaaaattaatttataacacCTAATTTTTTCACGCTCCTCTCGCATAAAGAAATTTACCGTTCCTCTCGTGTAAAGAAATTTAATGTTACAAATTGACTTTTTACATTTCTAAATGTgaacatataaaaataagtgtgaaaaaactaaaatttttaaatttttttcatatttataaatgtgagttctttatatacctttttaAGTGTGGAAAAGTGAACAAATTTTTTCAcgttttttaaaggtaaatgtcgacaaatgacatatttgttgtagttagtattaaattagtatttatttaaataCAATCAAATTTTCCATATATTTTAATTGAACTTTATATGAACTCTTTTTATTTCATAGCTAATAAGCAACATAATTTTGGATAACATAAATTTATTATGGATGCATTTTTTTAACGCCAACTTGATGCACCATAATTATCCACAATTTATTTCTTAATGACTAAttggttttttaattatgatgaatgccttatttatataattaactattaaagttgacttttaattttaatggtggAGATTAATTTCTTGGTTTATTTTCAACGGTTTAGATCAAAACATTCTTTActttttctctttgtagtggtagccatatatatatataatttgagatATCCCATGGTTCTTACCAAAAAAtggttatcaaaataaaaaaaattatatatatatgttgtttctaacctggtcaacgaccgggtatagatctagttattTACGGTTAATGGATTTTTGAATTAAGGGAGTATTACACAAAGGGTTGTGAATTTtatgatcggggtactagcatacggtataggggtgtctagtgtgcgatcgtagatgAGTTTTCctttaaaccctaactaataataataatcttgttattaatattatttgaagctttgcgcaaaggtacacgtttcgattctttctatgttgattaatttgattgcatatcaTATATGTTTCTTCCGCCGCGTACAtgtaaattgttatatatttatgtgcTTATATTTTAACAATAATTAGAGAATTAATATTAGAAATAATAAGGAtaaacactttttttgtttggttAATATTAGAATAATATTAAGTGGAATGGAATACttttttaatatacattttatttattttctttgggtGAAGGGGATTATCCTGATAACCAAAACAATACAAATGTTCAGGCACATAGGctggtttatttttatttatctatgaTTAACTTAATTTCAAAAGGTTTGTAAAACCATAGACTTTTAACGAACAATTTTGACACATTCTATCATCATCTTCATGAGTTTGAAACTGCACGTATAATATTGATAGGAACAAAAATCAAACATTAGCCGTCCACATAAAATCAAGTTATTTACATTTGCTGCAtccatattttgtttttattataatttgttttCCTTTGTTTGGGTATTTATTAATACCTTTTTCTcatgaacttttttttaacgaAATTAGTTTTAATCTTTTGAATCATATTTTACAAGTTAGCATTTTGACTCCATAATATCATAACTAACAAAACGATTGGAATAAGAAAGAATATCTCCATATGCTTTAAAGCTTGCTACTTTCgagaataacaaaaacaaacaaatccaACAACTATCACATGCAATTTATTAATCAAAAGGCGCATGTTATTATAATCGTAAATCAACTAACGATCCAAATATCTCACTGAAATCATTTAGAAATGAAATTATGGATTAaatcaaataacaaaaagaaaattcatTACGTTaatataagttaaaaacaagtgcaaattattagaaaaaacatgaaaaggGGGAAAATAAACCAAAGAATCAGATTGATGACGAGAgcagaagaaaaagaaatctTGAAAATCTTAGAGAAAAATTGGGTGTTGGGATTCAAACAATTTTCGGATCTGAAAATATGTGCAGCGCATATGGCTGTTTGTATAAATACAACCCTATTTATTGCCTAAATCTGATTGTCCATGTGAACGAAAAATAGACACATGGAAGAAAATGGGAAGAAAATGGATTTTTATTCTCCATTACCATTTTATAGTTGAACCAAGCAAGAGATGGAGAATGTATTCCTTATCTCCACATATACCAAACACTTCTTTAAGTGTCTGGTAATAACGGGTTTTAAATAAACCAACTCAAGAGTCAAGAGATTTCgcataaaaaatcaaaacccacttGTGATTAAATTATTACTTGTTATCGGTTAATCCCAAAAtgatattcttaattttgtatttgaagaaaatgataatttaaTAGTACAGGTGAGACTACGGTATATCATGCATACATGATACAGAAATTATCAGGTTCACTAAACTAGAGAAATCGAGTGAACTGGAGGATCTAACTGAACTGAAAAAGTTAAGCGAAATGGAGAAAACTGGCCAGATAATGCCACCAGAACAAGCAATGTTCATTCTGTCAGTTGTCGcccattttaaacaattatttaCTGAACCAGCCCAGCTACCAGTTATAACATTACTCTAGTGGCAAGGGTCTCCAGATGTTACCAGTAGTGATCCACCAGTAATGTTCTCCACTGAAGCTTTCCAGTTACTACTCTCCAGTCAAGTCTACTgatgaatgctccagatttAAGTCTCAAGTGGAAGTTCAGATGTCACTCTCCAGTTGCCTCAATAAAGTCTCAAGTTTGTTTTTGAATAATAAAGATTGTCACGTGTCTAGTGGACCCAATAAGAGAAGGTGGATGACAGCtgtgataaagacaaaaagaagGGCGTGTGACAACGTTATTCCTAACGGTTTGTGGATCCGGCtgcaaaaggaatatttctagaagctttatgcGTGCTGTTTCCattggtccattttgttagtggttgtccccaccatgtgccagccttttatttattttatttccttattatttttattataatttcaatGATTCCTAGGCaggtagttatctataaatagaggctcaTTTCTCATTGTATCACAGATTAtgttgagttgaatgaaattaataaagcagccctatttcttaaaaaatttcatttacctttatagatctttgatcttggtggtttggagtggcccatttatctatatttgtggtgatttgttctttatcaaatatagtggtgaggtcttaaatcttcgattcctttatctgtgtttgtggtggctagacctttatcaagcatagtggtgggttggagtgtttcctttatccttgattccggtggcttagCCTTTACGAGTCTTGGTGGCGGattctttatctatcatttttacttttattgtcttgtttgttgtttgttttcatataaaatcataaaatactaaaatagtTGTTTTAAATTCCACTGTGCTTAGTTTTTCGCGTGATTTACGCAtcaaattggtatcagagccaggtttgaaaaaggtttcttaatctttttgtcCGTGGGTTTTGTTATCTTGTCTGTTGGGTCAGATTAGATCTGTCTAGGAGGGATAGACAGATTGAAGATCTACAAGAAACACTTGGTAGAGTTATAAACCTAttagaagatggtggtttaagGTTGAATAAGGAACGTGTTGTAGGTGAAAGGGATGATGAGTCTCAAGGTCCTAGTGAGAGATCTGATGACACTCCCAGATCTTCTAGTGATTCTGATGAGTCTAATCAATCTAGAAGAAGGCATAGAAGGCATAAGGTTGATGACACGAAAGATATTAAGATAGATCCACCAGATTTCATTGGTTCTTCTAACCCAGAAGAGTTCTTTGAATGAGTTCAGGTGATGGATAGAATAATGGAGATAAAAGGGtatgatgataagaaaagttttaaggttgccattattaggttgaaaaagtatgcttcatcctagtatgataatatgaaagatgaaagaaattatAAAGGGAAAAGCAGAATCAACACCTGGTCCAAGCTGAAAGAAGTTATGCAGAAGAGATTTGTTCCCCAGTCATACAAGCAAAACCAGTATCTTTTGATGAATAATCAGAAGCAAGGTACAAAAGAGGTGGTGGAATATATTAGAGAATTCGAGCAACTGAAGACTCGAACTGgtgtgaaagaaactgaagagcATACTATCGCAAGATTCATTGGTGGGTAAGAAAAAGATcaaaagaaacaacaaaaactGCTTCAAAATCCTTTCTTCAATTTCGTCGCCGTGTTGCTTCAAATCGACAAGAAAAACACAAGGATTTATTCGCAATCAAATTCTAAACATAttcatcttttgaaattttcaattCGATAAGTTTTGGTGTCGGTTACTATTTCTGGCGAAGTGTTGGATTGGAAAAACTGTTGGTCAGGATTTGTTTGGAATCTGTTGTTGAGtattttggtggtggtttcgagTTCTATCTCGGAGAACGAAGGAGTtatcatcattttgatttttccgGCGAGGTATTCCGGCAACTGTTACTGTTCACCGCCGTGTTGTTCTTCATCTTTTTGCAGAAATCATTTATATGCCGACTTAGATTTAAGCCATTTGCCGAAGTGGTGATTTCTTGCATTTGCCAAGTTGGACTTAGAGATTTTCTTGTCTCAAAATTGCCATTTGCCGAAGTGGTATTACCCGTGTTTGCAGAGGTTATCGATTCAATGTTTTTCTGATTTCAACTCGTGTTTACCGAGCTCGGCAAACGCCATAAACCCGTTCAAGATCTCTGAAAACTCGACCACTACCATTTCACCGCATTTGCAGAGCTTAGTTCTACACTTAACAAATTTTCGACCCATTTCTACCATTTGCCGAGCTCACACCTCGGCAAATAGAACAAATCAACCAAacttttcataagtttttccaTTTCATCTTTTCATCACTAATTCATATCATTTGTGTAGAATTTGagacatattttttttgaaactagCAAAGAAAAgagttgtttttttgtttgtttataagTCTGAAGTTTCTTGAGAGGTTTAAAAGCAGATACGAAGTTTTCTTTGGTTGGTGTTGTCAAGAAGTCATATGAGAGGGCAAAGAGAAAAGTACAGAAAAGGTGTATGGTGTGAAAATTTGATGTACAAAAGAGAGATAAAAGATagtatttctttttgaaagtcTGTCTTGAAGAATTCAAAAGCCCCACGTGATCACAATCTTTAGTTgagatattttttatttcattttttttttttttgttagtctTTGATTTAAAGTAGGGCTAAATCTTTTCATCGGACTAAAATTGGACTTACAGAGTTTTTGGGCCAAGAATTATCACCAAACATTTGCTGGACTTACATTTTCTACTTATATTGGGCTAAAGTTGTTTTGGTCTAGTTAATTTTGTTGGgctaaaaaaattttagtcTTGTCTTAGGTTGTTCGTTTCATTAGAGTGTGACGTTTTTAATAGATTATTACTTTCATCATATTTACGTTTTACgttcatgtaatatttaaatcattaatataagtttttgtttatgttttatacatcttaatattttattttattgttaatgatacatgtttatttgttttttttttaaatttaagtttgaatatttgacatgaatatttgatataaacttaaatccaaaacttttCCTGTGTAAAAAGCGTATCCCGTGACAACGCGCGGATACATTGACCAGTAatcttttacttttaaaaaattataaaaaaaagggtgGAAAATGGttataaaatagtaaaaatgaCTTAACACAtaatttttcattattaaaGTCAATAAGTGTCATATCTCAACTACGATGAGATCATTGGCACAAATTAAGTccgaatgttaaaaaaaaaaaatcattgttACAATTTTGCTATATAGGATGATTATTTACTTTAACTTAATGTATCTCTCGATAAAACAAAAGTGTGATAacatcaatatttttaattactatcaacgaaattttttaccaaaatgaaatttaagaataacataacatcttattatttttatcttcatttttttcatctttaacCATTAACATTTCTTAcaatttaattttgatttccAAAAACATGTAGTATGTTATTGATTATAcctaatttaatttgttttttactaATTATAATAGTTAGACACatttaaagtaaaagaaataagatGTGTAATAACTATCTTTTTAGTCAACACTTTAACGTTTTTTGCGCTACGTAATACATTTTAGTATGAGTGTTGGTCACATTTTTAAAGAGTTTCCCATTTTTAAAGAGTTTCCCATTATAGTATGTCTAGAGTCTTATGATTCTTTATTTTTAGGGGTCACTAAATGAACAACGCACTTTCTCTctttacatggttgcccattgaactggATTACTGATGTATATCACAcatatacttttcaatttttttacatggttgaccaactgCTGATCTGATGACCTGCTATAACAgattaatctctatttatatgGTTACCCATTGAACTGGATGGCTAATGTATTTTTcttcatttacatggttgcccattgaactgAATTATTAATATGCATCACCCACatacttttctaatttttacatggttgaccaattgaagaaaagtacattagtcatccagtTCAGTGAGCAACcatataaatagagattaacatGTCATAACAGGTCATCAGGTCAGCacttggtcaaccatgtaaaaactTAAAGGTATATGGGTGATACACATCAATAGTCCAGTccaatgggcaaccatgtaaatgagaGAAAGTACATTGTTCATCTAGTGACTTAAACCTTATTTtatcataacttttttttttaaaattgttatattattctttttgtGTTTTCATCATCTTAATATCTTTGATATGCCCGGGATGATAAGGTTGtacattatataataataacatatatttgtTGAAGGGAAGAGTGGGTGTGGGGTTATCACACACCTACCTTAGATGAAAATCCCtcacataatatattttaatatatctataattaataaatgatggGGCcttcatgaattttatggaataaaaaaacaagaattGAAGTGTTTTTCATCCAAGTTGAATGTGAGAAAACTCTATCTTTACTTTCCCcgtatcattatttttttttgaacatgataTTGAAATATGGAAAAATGTGTGAGAGGCTGTCAAtctgtcacacaattaatttaaatgaaaaaataattaaaccctaaattttttctatgtataaaaaattaatatatgtaatgagtattgaaaaaattaaatgtGTAGCTGCCGTACTTCCCCGTtaacatatttatttactttacaCCTTACGCACAAACAATTCAATAAAGTATATACACAACTGCACATACAGTTGTACTCATTCAGTTTTCGGTATATTTTGAGTGAGATCTACAAAACCCAAGTAACCAACTTTAAAGTTTCATTAACGCTTTTACAACTTGTACCATATGCTACAAAACATTGGACGTtgaactaaaagtgtgtatatTCTGTACCCGACACATTCGGATTTCTCTATGCTTCTTTTATGCAAGTGTGCcttgtgtttttttataaagCTGAATAGCtgataatatattaaaatagaataaaaagtaCTTTCTTTTGACTATTTTGCCCATCTGCCACATTCCACATTGTGCCAATTCTCCTTTTTGCCTTTTTATTCATATGCAATTCTATCACacaacatattttatttatcacTACTTGTCACGTATGTAAATATCAATTTGACCCTATTAATAATGTTACTCATTATTATCTCAATATATGAATATCTTTTCTCGTGGATGAAAATCCTTTATACGATTAAAAATTAGATAGAATGTACCTCTTTGATATGCATCGATCCAACGTCACCGTCCCCACCCTCAAATTCGACAAGAAGTGAAAGCCAATAATTCGTCGATCCTTCGTTCACATGAAAGGCAACGTTCCTCCCGGGGTACTTGCATGGTGTCCTACAACCAACTtatataatcacataaatgtcgGGCGAAAATAGAATAAATACTCAAAAACCATCAAAAATATATGATTGAATctaatctttttaaatttttacaaaatgcaatattgtaaaataaaaaatcgtggcctacatttttttaaaatcactaACCCTGACTTGCAATTTTGCAAAGTTTGCGATTTTCACAACAGCAGCTTATAGTTTGCAACTTTAATAGGCATCCTATCAAAACTCAATAAATAACTATAACTAGTAAATGCAGTAGCATAAAATCATATCTAGTAGCAAGAAGCCCATGCTAAAAGGGCACGTTTATATCATTCTTAAATTAGTGGTAGGtaacttataaatatttatagaaACGTTAAATAAGAATAAATATACTTTACATGTAGCAAAAATCTAAACACAATCGGACGAAAAGAACCATAAAAGACCGTTGCATACCAACTAACTAAAGCAACACTTACCGACGGTAGAGGATGTTCAATACACCACGGTTACGAAGTTGGTTGTGGTCCCCGGCAACAGCCATGCGACCAAATGCAGCACCGCTGAGGTCAAAATGTGTGTTCCCACCAGAGCAGTAACCTCCCGGACATTCGTCCGTAATTATAACAGTTACTGCCCGGCGAGAACAAATGGATTTGTCCAAACACTTTACTTTGTAACAGGCCCCACATCCTTCCCCTCCTTTAAACAGAATTGGACTCACTGCTCCCACACGAGCCCTAAACGGCTTCACGTCTACTAGTGATCCGTACCCACACGCGCCACCTATGCGAGTACTATTTACATATCAGTATATATCCATTGtatttacatttattatttttttggtaaaaaaattgtatttgtatttacatttattgaattatatatgGGAAAATCGAATATGCAGCTATCATGGCTGTCATGTagaaatatttaagttttttatttcaatttaaacatataaatttatatatatacacaatgcCCTACAATGCCCTGACCTTTGCTGCACGGCAGCCcgttatatatagttattacttatatttatatttgtacctactttatatgtttttatgcaATAGAGTAAGCTCATGTCAAACAATTTAACCTGTAgtaaaattaaatttgttttcaGTTTAGAGAAGAATTATTTCTTATAATGACAGTTGCGTTGTTGTCATTTTAAAGTGTTATCACAAAGAAGATTGTCTATTACTTTTAAATAACTCCAAATGTTTGAAAATTTGAGATCAATTTGCAACACTTTAAGCAACAACATAATACCCAATTCCGTATAAAAAAAGTAGGATATTGACCTCTACATGAAGCAGAGATACTTGTTTCTAAAAAGGATTATTACCTATGAATATAATTAACTATGctaaaatatctatattatataaatatctcATAAAATGTCTAtataatgtaatgaacttttaaattcttgttCAAAAATACCcaggtatatgtggcaaccataaaGTTGTCACGCATAGGTTTTTGATTGGTCCGTACATCCAAtaatcaaaatttgaaaaattcaTTACGTTACATAAACATTTTACAatatctttacataacatacacattttagcatatatatagttacatcCATGGTTAataatccatttctaaaaaCACATCCGGCGAaacttagtaaataaaaaaatgcaaGCTACTGTAAGTGTGCAACatttaaactaaaaacataaatttagtAAAATTACCATCGCTGCCATCGCCTTCAGGACTGCCATACCAAGTAGCGGTGGCCGGAAGCCAATGTGAGCTAGTAGAATGGGTGAGTGGGCCACCTGACACCATGGCTGAAAACCACAAGCTGATTACTAAGCATATATGGGCAATGCAGCTAAGATTAATGTAGCATGTAATAAGCACCATTGTGAGCTGAAAAAAGACAACACCCAGTCACCCACAAGCGGAAAACACGAGGTGGAAAAAACAAATAGTCTGAATGGGGTTGAAGGAAAAGAGCGAGTTTTCAGCAGTGGTGGGTTGAGTTCCACAGtgagtttgtttgggggtttcactatcatcacatatatatatataatgagtctaaaaatatgaatataaatacataaatatttttCCAAACATGAATTCCCTTTCCTATCCTTGTTGTTTTAGTTATCTACAGTCGTGCCATTGACACTTTTTCAGTGGGACCCGACGACAGTTAAGGCGTCAAATCCGGACTGTTCATTGTAACATTGATAGTGGTGTCGGTTGTGTTCCACATTGGGCCGGTTGGGCCATTGCTTTTTAATTTTCTGAAAGAGTAAACGGCCGAAATCATCTTTGTGGTTTACCCAATAAATCAAGTTTCGTCTTTAACTATTCAAAATAACATTGGTAGTCCTTTTAGGGAAGATAAGGATCATATTCTGTCCTTTATGCAAACAGACGTTTTCTCCAATCCGTTAACTCTCTAACGTGTTTTCCACTTGAGGGTATTTATGTCTTCTTACACCTTTAAAGAACCAATATTGACACTTTTTATgacatttttctctcttttttctttcctcTCTTCtgtctttcttcttcttccttatACATACATAATCTCCTTCCACCACCATCAAACATCCCTAACTACCACGAAACACCAACACACATATATTTCATGCTTTACGttatgagttttttttgttattatatacaactcctaataatgataataacacAACTTAGTTACAGTGAACaataaatagttaataaaaatgacaattaaatataaagtaaaacaaaatttcTCAACTAAACCAATACATCGAACTATAAGTAATGACACTTTAAAAGCATTATTATTAAAAGTGGTAATAATTAGTTCATTGTTTTGGCATCCTGacattacaacaataatataaactttatatatagacttttttacttttttagcACAAAACATAACCCCATCTCAAACTCAAACCTTACCAGATGCCCACCTTGATTTACTGAATGGTAACAACATCGGTTTTTAGAGATTTTCCCAACGTACCCTATCATCAATGTTACTTTTTTATTCTCTTTAGCACAAATCATAAGCCCATCTCAAACTCAAAGACCACCCAAAAAAACTCCGGTCGGCCACCACCATGATGCTATGCTGACGCCGCTGGACAACCATCTAACCATTGTAAgacaacaccatcttcatcccaATACAAACCCCTGACCACCAAAACACCATATTTGGTCGGATCTATATCcagaaacaaaaaagaagaagaagaaattgtgGCCGCATGTA includes the following:
- the LOC122607481 gene encoding expansin-B3-like, with product MVLITCYINLSCIAHICLVISLWFSAMVSGGPLTHSTSSHWLPATATWYGSPEGDGSDGGACGYGSLVDVKPFRARVGAVSPILFKGGEGCGACYKVKCLDKSICSRRAVTVIITDECPGGYCSGGNTHFDLSGAAFGRMAVAGDHNQLRNRGVLNILYRRTPCKYPGRNVAFHVNEGSTNYWLSLLVEFEGGDGDVGSMHIKEAKSTEWLPMSHVWGANWVIVRGPLRGPFSVKLTTLSTRRTLSARDVIPGNWAVKATYTSRLNFAH